In Halorubrum trapanicum, the following are encoded in one genomic region:
- a CDS encoding helicase-related protein — MTNSTQFSPGQRVILNGAPAEVIKTQTVGEIEYLRAYIDGEGAKTVCLDDVEVQPHRSGLEELSNQRIGDLHPDHDAVSAQWFDLHTQATKLKLAHEQGQLLSISNSLVRLEPYQLDAVNWVMQKLRQRALIGDDVGLGKTIEAGLILKELAARNRADRVLFVVPAHLQKKWIRDMERFFDVDLTVADRAWVDGERRRLGEEANIWNQDQQQLVTSMAFLRQDEFRPALRDAFWDVVVVDEAHKAAKRGESPSKTATMVDTVTGNSDSLLLLSATPHDGKGEAFRSLVEYIDPFLVAENRDLSQETVDRVMIRRGKTDIYDEDGERVFPDREVNSVSVSMTHDERQFYRAVTDYVKNVYNRSEKLNEPAVGFAMALMQKRLVSSVGAIHATLRRRLDDLLGEEAETDGLSEEARAYLDGEDLDEDDKQHAEDEIAGLTVTSTDEQLQEEIDTLRDLVSLAEDLPVDSKAQKVRRFISQLLEEQPDEKLLLFTEYRDTLDYLIEYVQDEPWADEILVIHGDVDKDERARIEDEFNHGQSRLLFATDAASEGIDLQHSCHIMANYELPWNPNRLEQRIGRIHRYGQEEEVKVWNFLFDDTRESEIFEMLQTKVEEIRSQLGNTADVLGILDDIDVDSLIMESIENDEPPSATKEELEEMIEERQRTLEEWYERSLVDTSTFDAESRRQIQEVVDESADVYGSEGDIRAFFERAVEAFGGEFEKRGTNLYQAELPDGINSPGQDATFGPFTFDRDFAMDHEDITYLAPDTDVLQRLMARVLEDERGEVGLKLLPFVDTPGITYNYRVAFEDGTGDVIREETIPVFVEAAQEDAQQALGERVVEGNSVAAKPDADDLRTVLDKQSDLRTAADRYVGVRVNEIKNHLQEKRHEETARELENLEKYAQAERERIESFIEEYERKADAGSDMDIAIRGQQERLEQLENRIETRRNELERREQIISLAPEVENYCLTLPL, encoded by the coding sequence ATGACGAACTCTACCCAGTTTTCTCCGGGCCAACGGGTGATTCTCAACGGAGCACCGGCTGAAGTCATCAAAACCCAAACGGTCGGGGAGATCGAGTATCTCAGAGCATACATCGACGGCGAGGGTGCCAAGACGGTCTGTCTCGACGATGTCGAGGTTCAACCGCATCGATCCGGACTCGAGGAACTGTCCAATCAGCGAATCGGTGATCTTCATCCTGATCACGATGCCGTCTCCGCACAGTGGTTCGACCTCCACACGCAAGCAACGAAACTCAAGCTCGCCCACGAGCAGGGACAGCTCCTGAGCATCTCGAACTCGCTCGTTCGACTGGAGCCCTACCAGCTCGACGCCGTCAACTGGGTGATGCAGAAGCTTCGCCAGCGGGCGCTCATCGGCGATGATGTCGGGCTCGGGAAAACGATCGAGGCCGGACTCATCCTGAAGGAACTCGCCGCCCGGAATCGCGCCGACCGTGTCCTGTTCGTCGTTCCCGCGCACCTCCAGAAGAAGTGGATCCGAGATATGGAGCGCTTCTTCGACGTCGATCTCACTGTCGCAGACCGGGCCTGGGTCGACGGTGAGCGTCGGCGGCTCGGCGAGGAGGCCAACATCTGGAACCAAGACCAGCAACAGCTCGTCACCAGCATGGCGTTCCTGCGACAGGACGAGTTCCGGCCCGCACTCCGGGACGCGTTCTGGGATGTCGTCGTAGTCGACGAGGCACACAAGGCCGCAAAGCGAGGGGAATCTCCGAGCAAGACGGCAACCATGGTCGATACCGTCACGGGAAACTCCGACTCGCTGCTGCTGCTCAGCGCGACGCCCCACGATGGGAAGGGCGAAGCGTTCCGCTCACTCGTCGAGTACATCGACCCGTTCCTCGTCGCCGAGAACCGGGACCTCTCACAGGAGACCGTCGATCGCGTCATGATCCGTCGCGGGAAGACCGACATCTACGACGAAGATGGTGAACGCGTCTTCCCGGACCGGGAGGTCAACTCGGTGTCGGTCTCGATGACGCACGACGAGCGGCAGTTCTACCGGGCGGTCACCGACTACGTCAAAAACGTCTACAACCGCTCGGAGAAGCTGAACGAACCCGCGGTCGGGTTCGCGATGGCGCTCATGCAGAAACGGCTGGTGAGCAGTGTGGGCGCGATTCACGCGACGCTCCGTCGACGACTGGATGACCTCCTCGGCGAGGAGGCGGAAACAGATGGCCTTTCCGAGGAAGCACGGGCCTATCTCGACGGTGAGGATCTGGACGAGGATGACAAACAACACGCGGAAGATGAGATTGCTGGCCTGACCGTCACCAGCACCGACGAACAGCTCCAAGAGGAGATCGATACACTCCGCGATCTCGTCTCGCTGGCTGAGGATTTACCGGTCGACTCCAAGGCCCAGAAGGTCAGACGGTTCATCTCCCAACTTCTCGAGGAACAACCGGACGAGAAACTTCTGTTGTTCACGGAGTATCGAGACACGCTCGACTACCTCATCGAGTACGTACAAGACGAGCCGTGGGCCGACGAAATTCTCGTGATTCACGGCGACGTGGACAAGGACGAACGGGCGCGGATCGAAGACGAGTTCAACCACGGCCAGTCGCGGCTCCTGTTCGCGACCGATGCCGCGAGTGAGGGGATCGACCTCCAGCACAGCTGCCACATCATGGCCAACTACGAACTCCCGTGGAATCCGAACCGGCTCGAACAGCGGATCGGACGCATCCATCGCTACGGACAGGAAGAGGAGGTCAAGGTCTGGAACTTCCTCTTTGACGACACCCGCGAGAGCGAGATCTTCGAGATGCTCCAAACCAAGGTCGAGGAGATCCGCTCTCAGCTCGGAAACACGGCGGACGTGCTCGGCATCCTCGACGACATCGACGTGGACTCGCTCATCATGGAGTCCATCGAAAACGACGAACCACCGAGTGCGACCAAAGAAGAACTTGAGGAGATGATCGAAGAGCGTCAGCGAACGCTCGAGGAGTGGTACGAGCGGAGTCTCGTTGATACGAGCACGTTCGACGCGGAGAGTCGCCGGCAGATTCAGGAGGTCGTCGACGAGTCAGCCGACGTCTACGGGAGCGAGGGTGACATCCGCGCGTTCTTCGAGCGAGCAGTCGAGGCCTTCGGAGGCGAATTCGAGAAACGCGGCACCAATCTCTATCAGGCCGAGTTGCCGGACGGAATCAATTCACCCGGCCAAGACGCGACGTTCGGCCCGTTCACGTTCGACCGTGACTTCGCGATGGATCACGAGGACATCACCTATCTCGCTCCGGACACGGATGTCCTGCAACGCCTCATGGCACGCGTGTTGGAGGACGAGCGCGGTGAGGTCGGACTCAAACTGCTGCCGTTCGTCGACACGCCGGGGATCACCTACAACTATCGCGTGGCATTTGAGGACGGCACTGGCGATGTGATTCGCGAGGAGACCATCCCCGTCTTCGTGGAGGCTGCGCAAGAGGACGCTCAACAGGCGCTCGGTGAGCGTGTCGTCGAGGGCAACTCGGTAGCAGCAAAGCCCGATGCCGACGACCTGCGAACTGTTCTCGACAAACAATCCGACCTACGGACGGCTGCTGACCGGTATGTGGGCGTGCGGGTCAACGAGATCAAGAACCATCTTCAGGAGAAGCGTCACGAGGAGACCGCTCGGGAGCTGGAGAACCTCGAGAAATACGCACAGGCGGAACGAGAACGGATCGAGTCCTTCATCGAGGAGTATGAGCGCAAAGCCGACGCCGGCTCGGACATGGACATCGCGATCCGTGGCCAACAGGAGCGGCTCGAACAGCTAGAGAATAGAATCGAGACACGTCGCAATGAACTTGAACGTCGAGAACAGATCATCTCACTTGCGCCCGAGGTAGAAAATTACTGTCTTACACTCCCTCTCTGA
- a CDS encoding GIY-YIG nuclease family protein codes for MDISELLEEFDFVDTLTLERNEAGEVDLKMPQPRYNKSDQTPLHEYGWGPFCKFYADTSDYKDISGVYIFTANHEVVYIGETVDLHRRIQAGYSNISPRNCFKGGQETNCRLNNAVLEVVRNGGQVGLWFTETDSHGTKEAKLIDDHNPSWNEQPPTTFATEQTTTVKSNLKGQRDTTKSTSTQQPTQNTSTSNLEYARHGKYGPLYDYLEETEEYTLHFAFAEIEDILEAPLPNSAYEHEVWWNPAGHTHAMGWEDLGWSADPNLESRTVVFSIVK; via the coding sequence ATGGATATTTCCGAACTCCTCGAGGAGTTCGACTTCGTGGACACACTAACTTTGGAGCGGAATGAGGCAGGAGAGGTTGACCTCAAGATGCCACAGCCTCGCTACAATAAGTCCGACCAGACTCCACTTCACGAGTATGGGTGGGGACCGTTCTGTAAATTCTACGCCGACACCTCCGACTACAAGGACATCTCTGGAGTCTACATCTTCACTGCGAACCACGAAGTCGTGTACATCGGGGAAACCGTAGACCTCCACCGCCGGATCCAAGCAGGCTACTCCAATATCTCCCCGAGGAACTGTTTCAAAGGTGGTCAAGAGACAAATTGCCGACTCAATAACGCGGTTCTTGAGGTCGTTCGTAATGGAGGCCAAGTTGGACTGTGGTTCACAGAGACGGACTCACACGGAACAAAAGAAGCGAAATTAATCGACGACCACAATCCGTCGTGGAACGAGCAACCTCCCACTACATTCGCCACAGAACAGACTACTACTGTCAAGTCTAATCTAAAGGGACAGCGGGATACGACCAAGTCCACGTCGACACAACAACCCACACAGAACACGTCTACGAGTAACTTGGAATACGCTAGACATGGCAAATACGGGCCACTCTATGACTATCTAGAGGAAACAGAGGAATATACGCTTCACTTCGCATTTGCGGAGATCGAGGACATCTTGGAGGCGCCGTTACCGAACTCCGCCTACGAACACGAAGTTTGGTGGAACCCAGCTGGTCACACCCACGCTATGGGATGGGAGGATCTCGGGTGGAGTGCGGACCCAAATCTTGAATCTCGAACGGTCGTCTTCAGCATAGTAAAATGA
- a CDS encoding DUF2254 family protein — MGETTEERLFQGWFQQLALRYFLISIATVVAFGTAAALLNPAVEIVNVRAVLTTLATAEASVLAIVFSVTVVALQLVVTRYSARLTTTFVNDPLFRTTFSLFVVAIAFNLIAVYLLPPESNRLTNTAVGASLALASVSTIALYQFIQMMIERGSPDQVISVLVDRTLAPSEYLPETIEEFQQLDAHPVRKLYQTLAQTIKNGEYQAAEQGINGLYTVLSRTIEYLETEHGEEDPNEYVATVTAEPFEEYYPRIMEQAYSHEQYNLISETVEDIETLALDGLDRGFSEVTESAADGLGDTFNNAPSGWEGNRLRTPVAETLTEVVIESARRADYAVFSTVFFQLNHQMVVLLRRRSDIGVTERLVGNYYTRGVVLIFEALTDQYASELRNQDTDWISPTDGRQWTLSDDAKPIRHLWERYTKFTQAVLRYRTDEGMYPFAEGSIDDGWKKITTHASESGLHGFATLCCITTIQLAYRVDQIGEGNPGTWVNNLGLIRLNHDPAVVDKAFTILKQGENPEGANINVHTLDIESNSEREGFFERLLHTEPEETSFEQWIVDFEKEVEDRTEYLRENA; from the coding sequence ATGGGTGAAACAACTGAGGAACGCTTGTTTCAAGGATGGTTCCAGCAACTGGCACTCCGATATTTTCTGATATCCATTGCGACGGTTGTTGCGTTCGGGACAGCAGCCGCCCTTCTCAACCCGGCTGTCGAGATTGTTAATGTTAGAGCTGTACTCACGACACTTGCGACGGCTGAAGCCTCCGTACTGGCGATCGTTTTCTCTGTGACTGTTGTTGCGCTCCAGCTTGTTGTAACACGGTATTCAGCCCGTCTCACCACTACTTTCGTCAATGACCCACTGTTCCGTACGACGTTTAGTCTCTTTGTCGTCGCAATCGCGTTTAATCTAATTGCCGTGTACTTGCTCCCACCAGAGAGTAATCGGCTTACAAATACGGCAGTTGGGGCCTCACTCGCACTTGCGAGTGTGTCTACGATTGCGCTCTACCAATTCATTCAGATGATGATAGAGCGAGGATCTCCTGATCAGGTGATTTCGGTGTTAGTTGACCGTACACTTGCTCCAAGCGAATACCTCCCAGAAACTATCGAAGAATTTCAGCAACTCGACGCACACCCGGTCCGGAAACTCTACCAGACTCTCGCACAGACCATTAAAAACGGAGAATACCAAGCGGCGGAACAGGGTATCAATGGGCTCTATACCGTACTCTCCCGGACCATCGAATATCTTGAAACCGAACACGGCGAAGAAGACCCCAATGAGTATGTGGCGACTGTTACAGCAGAGCCCTTTGAAGAATACTATCCTCGGATCATGGAACAGGCCTACAGTCACGAGCAGTACAATCTAATTTCAGAGACTGTTGAAGACATCGAGACATTGGCTCTCGATGGACTTGATCGTGGTTTTTCCGAGGTCACCGAGTCTGCTGCGGATGGGCTTGGTGACACATTCAACAACGCCCCTTCAGGATGGGAAGGAAATCGGCTGCGTACCCCAGTTGCGGAAACACTGACCGAAGTGGTGATCGAATCTGCGAGAAGAGCCGATTATGCGGTGTTCTCCACCGTATTTTTCCAATTGAATCACCAGATGGTAGTTCTCCTCAGACGGCGTTCGGACATAGGTGTAACAGAACGACTCGTCGGGAATTACTACACACGTGGAGTTGTTTTGATATTTGAGGCCTTAACTGATCAGTACGCATCGGAGTTGCGTAACCAGGACACTGATTGGATTTCTCCAACAGATGGTCGGCAATGGACTCTCTCAGACGACGCAAAGCCAATACGACACCTGTGGGAAAGATACACAAAGTTCACACAAGCGGTTCTGCGGTATCGCACTGACGAGGGAATGTATCCGTTTGCTGAAGGCTCAATCGACGACGGTTGGAAGAAGATTACAACGCACGCTTCTGAGTCTGGACTACACGGCTTCGCCACATTATGTTGTATAACAACCATCCAGCTTGCGTATCGTGTAGATCAAATTGGAGAAGGTAATCCCGGCACTTGGGTCAATAATCTAGGGCTGATCAGGCTTAACCATGATCCAGCTGTTGTCGACAAGGCATTCACGATCTTGAAACAAGGTGAAAACCCGGAGGGTGCCAATATAAACGTACATACCCTCGATATTGAATCTAATAGTGAACGTGAGGGGTTTTTCGAGCGGCTTCTTCATACTGAGCCAGAAGAAACATCGTTCGAGCAGTGGATTGTGGACTTCGAAAAAGAAGTAGAAGACCGAACAGAGTACCTGCGAGAGAACGCATGA
- a CDS encoding Cdc6/Cdc18 family protein, giving the protein MIRDARVLRAGFVPREVEHRDAEVNHLSSVLEPITNGEPADTAIVTGPSGVGKTCVSKFVTERLREEVLDVEATYVNCWRNYSRFRTLYQILDDIGATIDIHRQSTPHDELIDRLQQYDGPRTVVILDEVDQLEDPSLIYDLHSMEQFAVVCIANKEEELFSRVDDRLVSRLRSSEHVRMDKYHDEQLYDILSARAKWGLDEDVITDEQLYQIADAAAGDARLAIGMLRSAASTAERENYEDITNEILRDAAEDARAQIKQKSLDSLTPHQRVVYEIVRDHGPLGPSEIHERYSEDVDDPRTKRTVRAYLSKMTQYNLLEAEGTSRDREYSLVDSASASPIQ; this is encoded by the coding sequence ATGATCCGTGATGCTCGCGTCCTCCGCGCCGGGTTCGTCCCTCGAGAAGTCGAGCATCGCGACGCCGAAGTCAACCACCTCTCGAGCGTTCTCGAACCGATCACGAACGGCGAGCCGGCTGACACAGCCATCGTCACCGGCCCGAGCGGCGTCGGCAAAACCTGTGTCTCAAAGTTTGTTACCGAACGGCTCCGCGAGGAAGTGCTCGACGTCGAGGCCACCTACGTCAACTGCTGGCGAAACTACAGCCGCTTCCGAACGCTGTACCAGATCCTCGACGACATCGGGGCCACGATAGACATCCATCGCCAGTCGACACCCCACGACGAACTCATTGATCGGCTCCAACAGTACGATGGGCCTCGAACCGTCGTCATCCTCGACGAGGTTGACCAACTCGAAGACCCGAGCCTCATCTACGACCTCCACAGCATGGAGCAGTTCGCGGTGGTCTGTATCGCGAACAAAGAAGAAGAGCTGTTCAGCCGCGTCGACGACCGGCTTGTGAGTCGGCTGCGCTCCAGCGAGCATGTTCGGATGGACAAGTACCACGACGAGCAGCTGTATGACATCCTGAGTGCGCGGGCAAAGTGGGGGCTCGACGAGGACGTCATCACCGACGAGCAGCTCTATCAGATTGCTGATGCCGCCGCTGGTGATGCTCGGCTAGCTATCGGGATGCTCCGGAGCGCAGCCAGCACAGCTGAGCGAGAAAATTACGAGGACATCACCAACGAAATTCTCAGAGACGCTGCCGAAGATGCTCGGGCACAAATCAAGCAGAAGAGCCTTGACTCGCTCACGCCGCACCAGCGGGTCGTCTACGAGATTGTTCGCGACCACGGCCCGCTTGGACCCAGCGAGATTCACGAACGCTATTCCGAGGACGTCGATGATCCGCGGACGAAACGGACTGTGCGGGCGTATCTGTCTAAGATGACCCAATACAACCTCCTCGAGGCGGAAGGGACGAGCCGGGACCGAGAGTACTCGCTCGTCGATTCGGCATCGGCGTCGCCGATACAGTGA
- a CDS encoding type B DNA-directed DNA polymerase translates to MPFSIDFLDDGRVLEWEATADGAVATERDDYTPRFYVAARDPDANLDLTTLQSVYDQHPDVVATEMVARRPGFRRDEESVLAVDITHIDRVTPLARQARQLSHYPVGDLACFNVDFSREFRYCLETSIDPTPASGLSTLRLSVPVTETSSDVYEQLSVAGDTVTGSPTDLLTAVQGALDAHDPDVLVCSTSEIVPTLYEMATDAGVDDFSLSRWPDVDYQQLASRSTYSSYGRVGHSPARYNVPGRAIIDESNTFFYGETNLDGVLDLVSRSKKPVQELAWASIGNVLTAIQICEAHDRGVLVPWNSWRHEFYKPMGTLHDADRGGFIFAPEVGLHENVHELDFSSLYPNIICTRNVSPDVIRCDCHSDRDDVPGLGYSICDERGYLVDVLQPIIDARDEIKAAIRHEKERDDPDEDRLAELEGRSGALKWILVACFGYQGFSNAKFGRIECHEAINAFAREILLTAKQRLEAGGWRVVHGIVDSIWVTPDPDVDVDDREDLETLATEITERVEIQLEHEAHYDWVAFVPQRESDAGALTKYFGKVAGDDDFKIRGIEARQRSTPPFIEDVQRDCLERLDATRSPDTVFDCLQDAIKRLHAGTVPVEQLVERNRVSKPLEGYTQNTQNVAALKRARDQDLAIHPGQDIECVVVDDEKSSRERVALAHEEIESYDASYYETELVRAVESVLSPLGWDRTEIRREIAETRETDLAAFTEIKRS, encoded by the coding sequence ATGCCGTTCAGCATCGACTTCCTGGATGACGGCCGCGTCCTGGAGTGGGAGGCGACCGCCGACGGCGCCGTCGCGACCGAGCGCGATGACTACACGCCACGCTTCTACGTCGCCGCTCGCGACCCTGATGCCAACCTCGACCTCACGACGCTCCAGTCCGTGTACGACCAGCACCCGGATGTCGTCGCGACCGAAATGGTTGCGCGACGACCGGGCTTTCGACGGGACGAGGAATCTGTCCTCGCCGTCGACATCACCCACATCGACCGCGTCACTCCACTCGCCCGGCAAGCGCGCCAGCTGTCGCACTATCCAGTCGGGGATCTCGCCTGTTTCAACGTCGACTTCTCGCGAGAATTCCGGTACTGTCTGGAGACCAGCATCGATCCGACGCCGGCGAGCGGGCTGTCGACGCTCCGGCTCAGCGTCCCGGTGACCGAAACGAGCAGCGACGTCTACGAGCAACTGTCCGTCGCCGGCGACACCGTCACCGGCTCGCCGACGGATCTCCTGACCGCCGTCCAGGGGGCGCTCGACGCACACGATCCGGACGTCCTGGTCTGCTCGACGAGTGAGATCGTCCCGACCCTGTACGAGATGGCGACGGACGCCGGCGTCGACGACTTCTCGCTGAGTCGGTGGCCGGACGTCGACTACCAGCAGCTCGCGAGCCGGTCGACGTACTCGAGCTACGGCCGCGTCGGTCACTCGCCGGCGCGGTACAACGTCCCCGGGCGGGCGATCATCGACGAGTCGAACACGTTCTTCTACGGGGAGACGAACCTCGATGGCGTCCTCGACCTCGTGTCGCGCTCGAAAAAGCCCGTCCAGGAGCTCGCGTGGGCGTCGATCGGGAACGTTCTCACGGCGATCCAGATCTGCGAGGCCCACGACCGCGGCGTCCTCGTCCCCTGGAACTCCTGGCGCCACGAGTTCTACAAGCCGATGGGGACGCTCCACGACGCCGACCGCGGTGGCTTCATCTTCGCGCCCGAGGTCGGCCTCCACGAGAACGTCCACGAACTCGACTTCTCCTCGTTGTACCCGAACATCATCTGTACCCGGAACGTCTCGCCGGACGTCATCCGGTGTGACTGCCACAGCGACCGCGACGACGTCCCCGGCCTCGGGTACTCGATCTGCGACGAGCGGGGTTACCTCGTCGACGTGCTACAGCCGATCATCGACGCACGCGACGAGATCAAGGCGGCCATCCGTCACGAGAAGGAACGGGACGACCCCGACGAGGACCGGCTGGCGGAACTCGAGGGACGGTCGGGAGCGCTGAAGTGGATCCTCGTCGCCTGCTTCGGCTATCAAGGGTTCAGCAACGCGAAATTCGGCCGCATCGAGTGCCACGAAGCAATCAACGCGTTCGCTCGCGAGATTCTGCTGACGGCGAAACAGCGGCTGGAAGCCGGTGGCTGGCGGGTCGTCCACGGCATCGTCGACTCCATCTGGGTGACGCCGGACCCCGACGTCGACGTCGATGACCGCGAGGACCTCGAGACGCTCGCGACGGAGATCACGGAACGCGTCGAGATCCAGCTCGAACACGAAGCCCACTACGACTGGGTGGCGTTCGTGCCGCAGCGCGAGAGCGACGCCGGCGCGCTGACGAAGTACTTCGGCAAGGTCGCCGGCGACGACGATTTCAAGATACGCGGTATCGAAGCTCGGCAGCGCTCAACCCCACCGTTCATCGAGGACGTCCAGCGGGACTGTCTCGAACGGCTCGACGCGACTCGGTCACCGGACACCGTATTCGACTGTCTCCAGGACGCGATCAAGCGCCTCCACGCTGGAACGGTGCCGGTCGAGCAGCTCGTCGAACGGAATCGTGTCTCCAAGCCGCTGGAAGGGTACACGCAGAACACGCAGAACGTGGCGGCGCTGAAGCGGGCTCGGGACCAGGACCTCGCTATCCACCCGGGACAGGACATCGAGTGCGTGGTCGTCGACGACGAGAAGAGTTCGCGAGAGCGAGTCGCGTTGGCCCACGAAGAGATAGAGTCCTACGATGCGTCGTACTACGAGACGGAACTCGTCAGAGCTGTCGAGAGTGTGCTGTCACCGCTTGGCTGGGATCGGACGGAGATTCGACGCGAGATCGCGGAAACTCGGGAAACGGACTTGGCCGCCTTCACCGAGATTAAGAGAAGTTAA
- a CDS encoding Cdc6/Cdc18 family protein — MSDTESFFGDPDPIFADKELLRVSHLPEGDRIIGRDEELTNLANAIKDAQRGGTPNNVLIYGKTGTGKSLCSKYITQDLTEAAAENDVRVDVAYIDCFQDSTETQAVRTIAESFNDPDVTGVKVPASGVSTSDYYRRLWKILDVRLDVGIIILDEIDKLEDDNVLMQLSRAAEAGKVEDSTLGIIGISNKIRYKETLNERVKSSLSERDFVFPPYDANQLRAILNSRADAFREGVLDDDVIPKVAALAAKEHGDARKAIDILRYAGEIADEHDDDRVRVEYVDEAHEREEEARLAELIGKQPEHSKYLLQGLALQMQQSTDTDAMIPSKQVYSAYEVVCERKGTDPLKIRRVRDLLSELAFLSLIEQNRKGRGKGKGAHTVNQLVDAPELVVEACKSA; from the coding sequence ATGAGCGATACGGAGTCATTCTTCGGGGATCCCGACCCCATTTTTGCTGATAAGGAACTCCTTCGTGTGAGCCACCTTCCAGAGGGTGATCGGATCATCGGCCGTGACGAGGAGCTCACAAACCTCGCCAACGCGATTAAGGACGCCCAGCGAGGTGGGACGCCGAACAACGTGTTGATCTATGGAAAGACGGGAACAGGCAAGAGCCTCTGCTCGAAGTACATCACACAAGATCTCACTGAGGCTGCCGCCGAGAATGATGTCCGCGTTGATGTCGCATACATCGACTGTTTTCAGGACTCAACAGAAACGCAGGCTGTCCGGACGATCGCTGAATCGTTCAACGATCCCGACGTGACGGGTGTGAAAGTTCCAGCGTCTGGCGTTTCCACGTCTGATTATTATCGGCGGCTCTGGAAGATACTCGATGTACGCCTCGACGTTGGCATCATCATTTTAGACGAGATCGACAAACTCGAAGACGACAACGTTCTCATGCAACTCTCACGAGCGGCGGAAGCCGGTAAGGTAGAAGATAGTACACTCGGTATAATTGGGATCAGCAACAAGATTCGCTACAAGGAAACACTCAATGAGCGCGTCAAATCAAGTCTCTCCGAGCGTGACTTCGTGTTCCCGCCGTATGACGCAAATCAACTGCGTGCAATCCTCAACTCACGGGCAGATGCGTTTCGAGAGGGCGTCCTTGATGACGACGTGATTCCGAAGGTCGCAGCACTCGCGGCGAAAGAACACGGAGACGCTCGGAAGGCGATCGACATTCTCAGATATGCTGGCGAAATCGCCGACGAACACGACGACGACCGCGTCCGCGTTGAGTACGTTGATGAGGCACACGAGCGTGAAGAAGAGGCGCGACTCGCCGAACTAATCGGAAAGCAACCCGAGCACTCGAAATACCTCCTTCAGGGGCTCGCACTCCAGATGCAGCAGTCAACCGATACAGATGCTATGATCCCCTCAAAGCAGGTGTACTCGGCCTACGAGGTTGTGTGTGAACGCAAAGGAACCGACCCGCTCAAAATCCGTCGCGTCCGCGACCTCCTCTCCGAACTTGCGTTTCTCTCGCTGATCGAACAGAATCGGAAGGGCCGAGGGAAAGGGAAGGGTGCGCATACAGTGAATCAACTGGTTGATGCCCCCGAACTTGTCGTTGAGGCGTGTAAGTCGGCGTGA